A genomic window from Lasioglossum baleicum chromosome 7, iyLasBale1, whole genome shotgun sequence includes:
- the LOC143210887 gene encoding S-methyl-5'-thioadenosine phosphorylase isoform X3 — protein sequence MFHLSYKRYVVKCTSRYASKIGIIGGSGLENPQEEILSERTVLTRESVKNEFGLPSSDLYQGKIQGVDVVLLSRHGPGHRLNPTAVNYRANIEALKLAGCTHILASAACGSLQESIPKGQLVVPDSFIDRTTKRNVTFYDNTSSKYAGVCHIPMEPAFHPETSKILYQVGKDLNYDIRCGGTVVVIEGPRFSSKAESNAMRIWGGDLIGMTTCPEVHLAKEAGLLYGLVAMATDYDCWRDCEDKVHAADVVEVFKKNVDKVKNLLIGTIKVIGEKNWDKEIDDLKELRESSNVSS from the exons ATGTTTCATTTATCTTATAAAAGGTACGTTGTAAAGTGTACAAGTAGATACGCAAGTAAG ATTGGAATAATTGGCGGTTCTGGTTTGGAGAATCCCCAAGAAGAAATCCTCAGTGAGCGTACTGTACTTACTCGGGAGAGCGTGAAAAATGAGTTTGGATTGCCTTCCAGTGATCTTTATCAGGGAAAGATTCAAGGTGTGGACGTAGTATTATTGTCAag GCATGGTCCAGGTCACAGACTGAATCCCACTGCAGTCAATTATCGTGCAAATATCGAAGCTTTAAAATTAGCTGGATGCACTCACATACTCGCATCCGCAGCATGCGGTTCACTGCAAGAATCCATTCCCAAAGGGCAATTAGTTGTTCCAGACAGTTTCATAGATAGGACAACAAAAAGAAATGTGACTTTTTACGATAATACTTCGTCTAAATATGCGG GTGTATGTCACATTCCCATGGAACCAGCTTTTCACCCAGAgacatcgaaaatattataccaAGTTGGTAAAGACTTAAACTACGATATTAGGTGTGGAGGAACAGTAGTAGTGATAGAAGGACCACGTTTCTCCTCGAAAGCTGAAAGTAATGCGATGCGTATCTGGGGTGGAGATTTGATCGGTATGACTACATGTCCAGAG GTACACCTGGCTAAAGAAGCAGGACTACTGTACGGACTTGTTGCAATGGCAACAGATTATGATTGTTGGAGAGACTGCGAAGATAAAGTCCATGCGGCAGATGTAGTGGAGGTATTTAAAAAGAATGTTGATAAGGTGAAAAATCTGCTTATAGGAACAATCAAAGTTATCGGTGAAAAGAATTGGGACAAAGAGATCGATGATTTAAAG GAACTGCGCGAAAGTAGTAATGTTTCTTCGTAA
- the LOC143210887 gene encoding S-methyl-5'-thioadenosine phosphorylase isoform X4 codes for MAKYKVKIGIIGGSGLENPQEEILSERTVLTRESVKNEFGLPSSDLYQGKIQGVDVVLLSRHGPGHRLNPTAVNYRANIEALKLAGCTHILASAACGSLQESIPKGQLVVPDSFIDRTTKRNVTFYDNTSSKYAGVCHIPMEPAFHPETSKILYQVGKDLNYDIRCGGTVVVIEGPRFSSKAESNAMRIWGGDLIGMTTCPEVHLAKEAGLLYGLVAMATDYDCWRDCEDKVHAADVVEVFKKNVDKVKNLLIGTIKVIGEKNWDKEIDDLKELRESSNVSS; via the exons atggctAAATACAAGGTCAAG ATTGGAATAATTGGCGGTTCTGGTTTGGAGAATCCCCAAGAAGAAATCCTCAGTGAGCGTACTGTACTTACTCGGGAGAGCGTGAAAAATGAGTTTGGATTGCCTTCCAGTGATCTTTATCAGGGAAAGATTCAAGGTGTGGACGTAGTATTATTGTCAag GCATGGTCCAGGTCACAGACTGAATCCCACTGCAGTCAATTATCGTGCAAATATCGAAGCTTTAAAATTAGCTGGATGCACTCACATACTCGCATCCGCAGCATGCGGTTCACTGCAAGAATCCATTCCCAAAGGGCAATTAGTTGTTCCAGACAGTTTCATAGATAGGACAACAAAAAGAAATGTGACTTTTTACGATAATACTTCGTCTAAATATGCGG GTGTATGTCACATTCCCATGGAACCAGCTTTTCACCCAGAgacatcgaaaatattataccaAGTTGGTAAAGACTTAAACTACGATATTAGGTGTGGAGGAACAGTAGTAGTGATAGAAGGACCACGTTTCTCCTCGAAAGCTGAAAGTAATGCGATGCGTATCTGGGGTGGAGATTTGATCGGTATGACTACATGTCCAGAG GTACACCTGGCTAAAGAAGCAGGACTACTGTACGGACTTGTTGCAATGGCAACAGATTATGATTGTTGGAGAGACTGCGAAGATAAAGTCCATGCGGCAGATGTAGTGGAGGTATTTAAAAAGAATGTTGATAAGGTGAAAAATCTGCTTATAGGAACAATCAAAGTTATCGGTGAAAAGAATTGGGACAAAGAGATCGATGATTTAAAG GAACTGCGCGAAAGTAGTAATGTTTCTTCGTAA